From the Alloalcanivorax dieselolei B5 genome, one window contains:
- a CDS encoding efflux RND transporter periplasmic adaptor subunit, whose protein sequence is MRIRHLRRNSGVYALLLTVLAGCGPAQQEAASPPPRVAVVTVEAVRLELTEDMPARVAPFRLAEIRPQVSGIVQRRLFEQGENVQAGQPLFEINPAPFRAEVETAEAALQKAEAELARARTHAARLEPLVRAEAISRQVYDDAVSKRQTAAADVAQARATLSRRRLDLEFSTVTSPIAGRIDQALVTEGTLVASNDSTPMARVQQIDKVYVDIQRPASSLETLEEAVAAHASLEKGLPVTILRSNGTPYDVSGSILFSGINVDASTGGVLLRVVVENPQRRLLPGMFVRARVPSASYANALTVPQQSVVRIGGKPYVWVVDASDKVEMVAVQLGELTNGRYRVRTGLKEEQKVVVEGAERLSDGARVSARDWQMPVSMNASAASSH, encoded by the coding sequence ATGAGAATCCGACATTTGCGCCGGAATAGTGGCGTCTATGCCTTGCTGTTAACCGTTTTGGCCGGTTGCGGGCCTGCCCAGCAGGAAGCGGCTTCACCGCCTCCCCGAGTCGCTGTCGTCACGGTGGAGGCCGTCAGATTGGAACTGACCGAGGATATGCCGGCCCGGGTCGCCCCCTTTCGCCTGGCGGAAATTCGCCCCCAGGTCAGTGGGATTGTCCAGCGCCGCCTTTTTGAACAGGGGGAAAACGTCCAAGCCGGTCAGCCCTTGTTCGAAATCAACCCGGCGCCGTTCCGTGCCGAGGTGGAAACCGCGGAAGCGGCCTTGCAGAAAGCTGAGGCCGAGTTGGCTCGCGCACGTACGCACGCCGCCCGACTGGAGCCGCTTGTCAGGGCAGAGGCGATCAGCCGTCAGGTTTATGACGATGCGGTATCCAAACGTCAGACGGCGGCCGCTGACGTTGCTCAGGCGCGCGCCACGCTGTCGCGCCGCCGTCTCGACCTGGAATTCTCCACGGTGACATCCCCCATTGCAGGTCGTATCGACCAGGCATTGGTCACGGAGGGTACGCTTGTCGCCAGCAACGACAGTACGCCCATGGCCCGTGTGCAGCAGATCGATAAAGTCTATGTCGACATTCAGCGCCCGGCTTCCTCGCTCGAAACGCTGGAAGAAGCGGTAGCGGCTCATGCCTCCCTCGAAAAAGGGCTACCGGTCACTATCTTGCGTAGCAATGGCACGCCCTACGACGTAAGCGGAAGCATTCTCTTTTCAGGGATCAACGTGGATGCCAGTACCGGCGGTGTCTTGCTGCGTGTGGTCGTGGAAAACCCGCAGCGTCGTCTTCTACCCGGTATGTTCGTGCGTGCCCGTGTGCCCTCGGCAAGCTATGCCAATGCGTTGACGGTGCCACAACAGTCCGTGGTGCGCATCGGGGGTAAGCCCTACGTTTGGGTGGTTGATGCCAGCGACAAGGTGGAAATGGTTGCGGTGCAACTTGGGGAGTTGACGAATGGGCGCTATCGGGTGCGAACGGGGCTGAAAGAAGAGCAAAAGGTCGTGGTCGAAGGTGCGGAGCGGCTGTCTGATGGCGCCCGGGTCAGCGCGCGTGACTGGCAAATGCCGGTGTCAATGAATGCCTCAGCAGCATCTTCTCACTAA